From the bacterium genome, one window contains:
- the bioD gene encoding dethiobiotin synthase, with protein sequence MMDLKCIIRCVKGIFITGTDTGVGKTLLTGLLGRYLLERGLNVVTQKWVDAGGLDIKTHFRLMKKKPSFPIDYLCPYTFKFPSSPHLSSKLENKIVKPEIIKDKFLFLKEKYDIVLIEGTGGLLTPISRKALLIDIAKELSLPVLLVSRNKLGTINHSLLTIEALKNRNMEILGIVFNNPKREKGEILKDNPKIIKGLTKIKVFGRLPWMNDKEALYRAFIPIGKRIRGCVFS encoded by the coding sequence ATGATGGATTTAAAGTGTATAATAAGGTGTGTGAAAGGCATATTTATAACAGGAACGGACACGGGTGTTGGAAAAACATTGCTAACAGGGCTTCTGGGAAGGTATCTTTTGGAAAGAGGCTTAAATGTTGTAACACAAAAATGGGTAGATGCTGGAGGGCTTGATATAAAAACACATTTTAGACTGATGAAGAAAAAACCAAGCTTTCCAATTGATTACCTTTGTCCATATACCTTCAAGTTTCCCTCCTCTCCCCATCTTTCTTCTAAGCTCGAGAATAAAATTGTAAAACCAGAAATTATTAAAGATAAATTCCTGTTTTTAAAGGAAAAATACGATATTGTCCTTATTGAGGGAACGGGTGGTCTTCTTACACCAATTTCAAGAAAGGCTTTGCTTATAGATATTGCAAAGGAGCTTTCTCTTCCTGTTTTGCTTGTTTCAAGGAATAAGCTTGGGACAATAAATCATAGCCTCCTTACTATTGAGGCATTGAAGAATAGAAATATGGAGATTTTAGGGATTGTCTTTAATAACCCAAAAAGGGAGAAAGGGGAGATTTTAAAGGATAATCCAAAAATCATAAAGGGCTTAACAAAAATAAAGGTTTTTGGAAGGCTTCCCTGGATGAATGATAAAGAGGCATTATATAGGGCATTTATTCCGATAGGAAAAAGGATAAGGGGGTGTGTGTTTAGCTAA